A window of Gasterosteus aculeatus chromosome 9, fGasAcu3.hap1.1, whole genome shotgun sequence contains these coding sequences:
- the LOC144383111 gene encoding uncharacterized protein LOC144383111, which produces MERSKGGALLVLLFLLCAAAGDNCPSVSDNERAELTCLSDYNRSITCVWTGWSEENACTVLAEKKTWTTPPSSISSRNYNSSCKMEPVSTSTPRLKKCHLIFQKAYNFQSYHELSIRLSCKPTLELRFRPACHIKLHPPPEPSVVSTTVSWFPQAARHGKIGSFRSQLQWKAEAQTWTDPSVERDQQQSADHSWNCSMELNPDQLVRGQRYEARVRVKAAMKDANSIWSDWSPVASWDSSVGRAKPQAPDLQVGVLSALGAAAALAVFLLFIHFKTDKATWFYMVKRITGPPLPDPAKSFLQDVDFQSWLSPHLPGGSLTSFSKPGDVVSMEVTSAVDAVAPCGLEVALSEKLRGESFSNPSYSHPAGTLAPCAADTPYAAVGGRDHPAEISLLLSRGCGSVPVVSDYERAEEVLVERARLQSLDSGVCSGEEVSQESLEADSINAAEGEEAAGGGWVDFRKLLAGGGSVPVCSGYERVPELLAGEEELKASSESTGLLLPRPPLPHILCRVALGPIALMSSGSPLEPCGDGYM; this is translated from the exons atggagaggagtaAAGGAGGAGCTCTGCTGGTCCTTCTGTTTCTGCTGTGCGCCGCTGCAGGAGACAACTGCCCCAGCGTCTCGGACAACG AGCGAGCGGAGCTCACCTGCCTCAGCGACTACAACCGCTCCATCACCTGCGTGTGGACCGGCTGGTCTGAGGAAAACGCCTGCACAGTCCTGGCCGAAAAAAAGACGtggacaacccccccctccagcatTTCATCTAGAAACTACAACAGCTCCTGCAAGATGGAGCCGGTCAGCACCTCCACGCCGAGGCTGAAGAAGTGCCACCTGATCTTTCAAAAAGCCTACAAT TTTCAGAGTTACCACGAGCTCTCCATTCGTCTGAGCTGTAAACCGACTCTGGAGCTTCGCTTCAGGCCGGCTTGTCACA TAAAGCTGCATCCTCCCCCGGAGCCTTCTGTGGTCTCCACCACCGTCTCCTGGTTCCCCCAAGCCGCCAGGCACGGAAAGATCGGAAGCTTCAGATCCCAGCTGCAGTGGAAGGCCGAGGCCCAGACGTGGACG GATCCGTCCGTGGAGAGAGACCAGCAGCAGTCTGCTGACCACTCGTGGAACTGCAGCATGGAGCTGAACCCGGACCAGCTGGTGCGAGGCCAGAGGTACGAGGCGCGCGTCCGAGTCAAGGCCGCCATGAAGGACGCCAATTCCATCTGGAGCGACTGGAGCCCCGTTGCATCATGGGATTCCTCTGTAGGAAGAGCAAAACCACAGGCGCCAG ATCTTCAGGTCGGGGTTCTGAGCGCGCTCGGTGCTGCTGCGGCTCTCGCTGtgtttctgctcttcatccactTCAAGACGGACAAAGCCACCTG GTTCTACATGGTGAAGAGGATCACCGGTCCACCTCTCCCCGACCCGGCCAAGTCCTTCCTGCAGGACGTCGACTTCCAG AGCTGGCTGAGCCCCCACCTCCCCGGCGGGTCCTTGACCTCCTTCTCCAAACCCGGGGACGTGGTCTCCATGGAGGTCACCTCTGCCGTGGACGCCGTGGCGCCGTGCGGCCTGGAGGTGGCGCTGTCGGAGAAGCTGAGAGGAGAAAGCTTCTCCAACCCCAGCTACTCACACCCCGCCGGGACGCTGGCGCCCTGCGCCGCCGACACGCCCTACGCGGCCGTCGGCGGGCGGGACCACCCGGCGGAGATAAGCCTGCTGCTCTCCAGAGGCTGCGGGTCCGTGCCGGTGGTCTCGGACTACGAGCGCGCGGAGGAGGTCCTGGTGGAGCGCGCCAGGCTCCAGAGTCTGGATTCGGGCGTGTGCAGCGGCGAGGAGGTCAGCCAGGAGAGCCTGGAGGCGGACAGCATCAACGCggccgagggagaggaggccgcCGGCGGCGGGTGGGTGGACTTCCGGAAGCTGCTGGCAGGCGGGGGCTCCGTCCCGGTGTGCTCCGGCTACGAGCGAGTCCCCGAGCTCCTCGCCGGCGAGGAGGAGCTCAAAGCATCCTCCGAGTCCACCGGCCTCCtgcttcctcgtcctcctcttcctcacatcCTCTGCCGCGTGGCTCTGGGGCCGATCGCACTGATGTCCTCCGGCAGTCCTCTGGAGCCCTGTGGGGACGGGTACATGTGA
- the atf4a gene encoding cyclic AMP-dependent transcription factor ATF-4, translating to MTLCPLAAEALYLGPSLLTADPMGPLLDQNEEALSPSSSLEGKAPASPPLSFSSPPVSPTPPSLFLGTKARADSPSLPWLGAGDLLSATIGPDDGNDDAFAGMDWMSEKIDLSGFDLDSLMGSSDECPSSPEDLLASLDSHVDLDVDSFNASVSSPHGGLELCMPLPSLEGAEVAPDQQVAKAEPPSPASTLELGSEVDVPDAEKTPARLSAAIIPGPSEVLLTSSPIVLSLPTSGHLVVVVANQDEPPLVSIPDPSAIPPPPSDCDSDSGIESVAGSPARLQPLTAGSSRTKPYSKPEPSSTTKTPKVKSVSGAPKVEKKLKKMEQNKTAATRYRQKKRVEQDLLNTECEELEKRNGELSDKADSISREIQYLKDLMEEVRKRRVKSSSVA from the exons ATGACCCTCTGCCCGCTGGCCGCGGAGGCCCTGTACTTAG GGCCCTCGCTTCTGACGGCTGACCCCATGGGGCCCCTTCTGGACCAAAATGAAGAagctctttctccctcctcctctctagagGGGAAGGCACCAGCTtcgccccccctctctttctcctcccctcctgtctcccccactcccccctccttGTTCCTGGGAACCAAGGCCCGAGCGGActccccgtccctcccctgGCTGGGAGCCGGCGACCTGCTCAGCGCCACCATTGGACCAGACGACGGAAACG ATGATGCGTTCGCTGGCATGGACTGGATGTCGGAGAAGATCGACCTGAGCGGCTTCGACCTGGACTCCCTCATGGGCTCGTCTGACGAGTGTCCCAGCTCCCCCGAGGACCTGCTGGCCTCCCTCGACTCCCACGTGGATCTGGACGTCGACTCCTTCAACGCGTCGGTCTCCTCGCCACATGGCGGCCTGGAGCTCTGCATGCCGCTCCCCTCGCTGGAGGGCGCCGAGGTGGCCCCCGACCAGCAGGTTGCGAAGGCGGAGCCTCCGTCTCCGGCCTCCACCCTGGAGCTGGGCAGTGAGGTGGACGTCCCGGACGCCGAGAAAACGCCAGCGCGCCTCTCCGCCGCCATCATTCCAGGTCCCAGCGAGGTCCTTCTGACCAGCAGCCCCATCGTGCTGTCTCTTCCCACCTCTGGTCACCTGGTTGTGGTCGTCGCCAACCAGGACGAGCCCCCCCTCGTCTCCATCCCCGACCCCTCGGCCATCCCGCCCCCACCAAGCGACTGCGACAGCGACTCCGGCATCGAGTCCGTTGCCGGCTCGCCTGCTCGCCTCCAGCCTCTGACCGCCGGGTCCTCCAGGACCAAACCCTACTCCAAACCAGagccctcctccaccaccaagACCCCCAAGGTCAAATCTGTGTCCGGCGCTCCCAAGgtggagaagaagctgaagaagatgGAGCAGAACAAGACGGCGGCCACGCGCTacagacagaagaagagggTGGAGCAGGACCTGCTGAACACTGAGtgcgaggagctggagaagaggaacGGCGAGCTGTCGGACAAGGCGGACTCCATCAGCCGAGAGATCCAGTACCTCAAGGACCTGATGGAGGAGGTCCGGAAGCGCCGCGTCAAGTCCAGCTCGGTGGCGTAG
- the LOC120814930 gene encoding sialoadhesin-like isoform X2, with protein sequence MSPSAGGLVVFLLSVQVIQSQNGWRVNYQQTDVCTVKGSTVNIICDITYPPGIYYYDIKDRFWFTKEKDGEPVDLRTDSEYSGRVTDRCYSKTCYLIIRDVRESDSAEYKFTFMTNKPGEKYTGSPGVTLSVTGLQVQVRRSDSTWLELTCHSSCVLPDHPEYVWYKNEENIETGSSLLVSSGSTDRYSCYLIGSSGEDSPAVYGPQRPSVSVSPSAEMLEGDSVTLTCSADANPAASYTWYKEDGTSDPRLLSEEPQLVFSSIQSSDSGNYSCTAENQLGRKTSDFISIDVKYGPQRPSVSVSPSAEMLEGDSVTLTCSTDANPAANYTWYKEHEDSPRASGQIFTITDFTAEHSGNYYCEAQNEMGRSNSTLLLITESAVGRTTRIIHITRWTLVSVMLILLLVFCLWTRKKKAVSSTTEPHESREAVEMDLHPEYEDLSDMAAQREDPEEQEDQV encoded by the exons atgagtccatcagccggtggattagtcgtcttccttctctctgtacaag tgatacagagtcaGAATGGATGGAGAGTGAATTACCAGCAGACTGACGTCTGTACTGTAAAAGGATCAACAGTGAATATAATCTGTGACATCACATACCCACCTGGAATATATTACTATGATATAAAGGACAGATTCTGGTTcactaaagagaaagatggtgaacctgtGGATCTGAGAACAGACTCTGAGTATTCAGGCCGTGTGACGGACAGATGTTATAGTAAGACTTGTTATCTGATCATCAGagacgtgagagagagcgactcagctgagtacaaattcacattcatgacaaacaaaccaggagagaaatatactggttcacctggagtcactttgtctgtcacag gtctccaggtgcaggtgagaagatcagattctacctggttggagctgacgtgtcacagcagctgtgttctgcCTGATCATCCTGAATACGTCTGGTACAAGAATGAAGAGAACATCGAGACAGGATCTTCTCTTctagtctcctctggttctacagACAGATATTCCTGTTATTTAATTGGATCTTCTGGTGAAGattctcctgcagtgt atggtccacagcgtccctctgtgtcagtgagtccctctgctgagatgctggagggcgattcagtgactctgacctgtagcgctgatgctaacccagcagctagctacacctggtacaaAGAGGATGGAACGTCAGACCCTCGTCTTCTCAGTGAAGAACCTCAGCtggtcttcagctccatccagtcctctgactctggaaattattcctgtacagctgagaaccagctggggaggaagacgtctgacttcatctctatcgatgtgaaat atggtccacagcgtccctctgtgtcagtgagtccctctgctgagatgctggagggcgattcagtgactctgacctgtagcactgatgctaacccagcagctaactacacctggtacaaggagcatgaagactcaccacgagcatcaggacagatcttcaccatcactgacttcacagctgaacacagtgggaattattactgtgaagCCCAGAACGAGATGGGACGTAGTAACTCCACCTTACTTCTGATTACTGAGTCTG ctgttggtaGAACAACAAGGATAATTCACATCACCAGGTGGACTCTGGTCTCTGTGATGCTGATTCTTCTGcttgtcttctgtctgtggaCGAG gaagaagaaagctgTGAGCTCCACCACTGAACCACATGAGTCCAGAGAGGCTGTGGAG ATGGACCTTCATCCTGAGTATGAGGACCTCTCAGACatggcagcacagagagaagacccagaggagcaggaggaccagGTGTGA
- the LOC120824653 gene encoding uncharacterized protein LOC120824653, with the protein MQVARSFVRRMSSALPRHVVWQSEGLVAYLHPRPWTPGVVVLEGGAPGGLGVGVFQLEEPVFLSWLLGARAVAGLLCERLGVHRCALVSRPHRDRPAQILVLPLHGLDAGWRPHLSEGGEHSDNDPGYCTSKNAPRWSDASLTRTQTKIRPPEAPADLTFLGADPAHQGLFSRIVRGEEPHWRVWEDEGHVAFLTPFPNATGFTVLVPRRPLTSDIFRLDQEDYVGLVLASRTAARVLQEALGAWGVGLIFEGFEIDYAHAKLIPLLQEKAAPSQDGAGEAPPPRFHHTYPGYVTSADGPEADPDSLQKLHFQITRP; encoded by the exons ATGCAGGTTGCGCGGTCGTTCGTCAGAAG AATGTCCTCCGCTCTCCCCCGTCATGTGGTCTGGCAGTCGGAGGGCCTGGTGGCGTACCTCCACCCGCGGCCCTGGACCCCCGGCGTTGTGGTCCTGGAGGGGGGTGCGCCCGGCGGCCTGGGGGTGGGTGTCTTCCAGCTGGAGGAGCCGGTCTTCCTGTCCTGGCTGCTGGGGGCGCGGGCGGTGGCCGGACTGCTGTGCGAGCGTCTGGGCGTCCACAGGTGTGCGCTGGTGAGCCGACCCCACCGGGACCGGCCGGCCCAG ATCCTGGTCCTGCCCCTCCATGGTCTAGATGCAGGGTGGCGCCCCCACCTGTCGGAAGGCGGGGAACACAGCGACAACGACCCGGGCTACTGCACCTCCAAGAACGCTCCCCGTTGGAGCGACGCCAGCCTGACCCGAACCCAGACCAAGATCCGCCCCCCCGAGGCCCCGGCCGACCTCACCTTCCTGGGGGCCGACCCAGCTCACCAGGGCCTCTTCTCGCGCATTGTCCGTGGGGAGGAGCCTCACTGGCGTGTGTGGGAGGACGAGGGTCACGTGGCCTTCCTCACGCCGTTCCCCAACGCCACCGGCTTCACCGTGCTGGTCCCGCGCCGGCCTCTGACCTCGGACATATTCAGACTGGACCAAGAGGACTACGTGGGACTGGTGCTGGCCAGCCGGACGGCGGCCAGGGTTCTGCAGGAGGCGCTGGGCGCCTGGGGGGTGGGGCTTATTTTTGAGGGCTTTGAGATCGACTACGCTCACGCCAAGTTGATACCGCTGCTTCAGGAGAAGGCGGCGCCTTCACAGGACGGAGCTggtgaagctccgcctccaagGTTTCACCACACCTACCCGGGGTACGTGACCTCTGCAGACGGGCCGGAGGCCGACCCCGACAGTCTGCAGAAGCTGCACTTTCAAATCACTCGGCCCTGA
- the rps19bp1 gene encoding active regulator of SIRT1, whose amino-acid sequence MSASLVRRGLELLKSDVKDVRDAKKRKQQQQRRQRTPGSSTVMELVSTKRQGVTRQVKRLQGRLGPGKSKATVKDKRIKSAVEEFRKNQWKSHMADNLKYFMGADDKTPDSDTVKIQSHNLGRQSRNRPEPPPKKVEKVESLFTEEEFQQFQKEYFGRTVEEKK is encoded by the exons ATGTCGGCGTCGTTGGTCAGAAGAGGACTGGAGCTTCTCAAAAGTGACGTCAAAG aTGTCCGTGACgcgaagaagaggaagcagcagcagcagcggcggcagcggaCTCCCGGCTCCTCCACCGTGATGGAGCTGGTGAGCACCAAGCGGCAGGGAGTCACGCGGCAGGTGAAGCGGCTGCAGGGCCGCCTCGGGCCCGGCAAGAGCAAAGCCACCGTCAAAGACAAGAGGATCAAGTCTGCAGTGG AGGAGTTCAGGAAGAACCAGTGGAAGAGTCACATGGCCGACAACCTCAAGTACTTCATGGGAGCCGACGATAAAACGCCCGACTCCGACACTGTGAAG ATCCAGAGCCACAACCTGGGGCGGCAGTCGAGGAATCGCCCGGAGCCGCCGCCCaagaaggtggagaaggtggagtCTCTGTTCACGGAGGAGGAGTTCCAGCAGTTCCAGAAGGAATACTTTGGCAGGACTGTCGAGGAGAAGAAATGA
- the LOC120814930 gene encoding sialoadhesin-like isoform X1 — protein sequence MSPSAGGLVVFLLSVQVIQSQNGWRVNYQQTDVCTVKGSTVNIICDITYPPGIYYYDIKDRFWFTKEKDGEPVDLRTDSEYSGRVTDRCYSKTCYLIIRDVRESDSAEYKFTFMTNKPGEKYTGSPGVTLSVTDSGLQVQVRRSDSTWLELTCHSSCVLPDHPEYVWYKNEENIETGSSLLVSSGSTDRYSCYLIGSSGEDSPAVYGPQRPSVSVSPSAEMLEGDSVTLTCSADANPAASYTWYKEDGTSDPRLLSEEPQLVFSSIQSSDSGNYSCTAENQLGRKTSDFISIDVKYGPQRPSVSVSPSAEMLEGDSVTLTCSTDANPAANYTWYKEHEDSPRASGQIFTITDFTAEHSGNYYCEAQNEMGRSNSTLLLITESAVGRTTRIIHITRWTLVSVMLILLLVFCLWTRKKKAVSSTTEPHESREAVEMDLHPEYEDLSDMAAQREDPEEQEDQV from the exons atgagtccatcagccggtggattagtcgtcttccttctctctgtacaag tgatacagagtcaGAATGGATGGAGAGTGAATTACCAGCAGACTGACGTCTGTACTGTAAAAGGATCAACAGTGAATATAATCTGTGACATCACATACCCACCTGGAATATATTACTATGATATAAAGGACAGATTCTGGTTcactaaagagaaagatggtgaacctgtGGATCTGAGAACAGACTCTGAGTATTCAGGCCGTGTGACGGACAGATGTTATAGTAAGACTTGTTATCTGATCATCAGagacgtgagagagagcgactcagctgagtacaaattcacattcatgacaaacaaaccaggagagaaatatactggttcacctggagtcactttgtctgtcacag attcaggtctccaggtgcaggtgagaagatcagattctacctggttggagctgacgtgtcacagcagctgtgttctgcCTGATCATCCTGAATACGTCTGGTACAAGAATGAAGAGAACATCGAGACAGGATCTTCTCTTctagtctcctctggttctacagACAGATATTCCTGTTATTTAATTGGATCTTCTGGTGAAGattctcctgcagtgt atggtccacagcgtccctctgtgtcagtgagtccctctgctgagatgctggagggcgattcagtgactctgacctgtagcgctgatgctaacccagcagctagctacacctggtacaaAGAGGATGGAACGTCAGACCCTCGTCTTCTCAGTGAAGAACCTCAGCtggtcttcagctccatccagtcctctgactctggaaattattcctgtacagctgagaaccagctggggaggaagacgtctgacttcatctctatcgatgtgaaat atggtccacagcgtccctctgtgtcagtgagtccctctgctgagatgctggagggcgattcagtgactctgacctgtagcactgatgctaacccagcagctaactacacctggtacaaggagcatgaagactcaccacgagcatcaggacagatcttcaccatcactgacttcacagctgaacacagtgggaattattactgtgaagCCCAGAACGAGATGGGACGTAGTAACTCCACCTTACTTCTGATTACTGAGTCTG ctgttggtaGAACAACAAGGATAATTCACATCACCAGGTGGACTCTGGTCTCTGTGATGCTGATTCTTCTGcttgtcttctgtctgtggaCGAG gaagaagaaagctgTGAGCTCCACCACTGAACCACATGAGTCCAGAGAGGCTGTGGAG ATGGACCTTCATCCTGAGTATGAGGACCTCTCAGACatggcagcacagagagaagacccagaggagcaggaggaccagGTGTGA
- the LOC120814930 gene encoding B-cell receptor CD22-like isoform X4 → MSPSAGGLVVFLLSVQDGPQRPSVSVSPSAEMLEGDSVTLTCSADANPAASYTWYKEDGTSDPRLLSEEPQLVFSSIQSSDSGNYSCTAENQLGRKTSDFISIDVKYGPQRPSVSVSPSAEMLEGDSVTLTCSTDANPAANYTWYKEHEDSPRASGQIFTITDFTAEHSGNYYCEAQNEMGRSNSTLLLITESAVGRTTRIIHITRWTLVSVMLILLLVFCLWTRKKKAVSSTTEPHESREAVEMDLHPEYEDLSDMAAQREDPEEQEDQV, encoded by the exons atgagtccatcagccggtggattagtcgtcttccttctctctgtacaag atggtccacagcgtccctctgtgtcagtgagtccctctgctgagatgctggagggcgattcagtgactctgacctgtagcgctgatgctaacccagcagctagctacacctggtacaaAGAGGATGGAACGTCAGACCCTCGTCTTCTCAGTGAAGAACCTCAGCtggtcttcagctccatccagtcctctgactctggaaattattcctgtacagctgagaaccagctggggaggaagacgtctgacttcatctctatcgatgtgaaat atggtccacagcgtccctctgtgtcagtgagtccctctgctgagatgctggagggcgattcagtgactctgacctgtagcactgatgctaacccagcagctaactacacctggtacaaggagcatgaagactcaccacgagcatcaggacagatcttcaccatcactgacttcacagctgaacacagtgggaattattactgtgaagCCCAGAACGAGATGGGACGTAGTAACTCCACCTTACTTCTGATTACTGAGTCTG ctgttggtaGAACAACAAGGATAATTCACATCACCAGGTGGACTCTGGTCTCTGTGATGCTGATTCTTCTGcttgtcttctgtctgtggaCGAG gaagaagaaagctgTGAGCTCCACCACTGAACCACATGAGTCCAGAGAGGCTGTGGAG ATGGACCTTCATCCTGAGTATGAGGACCTCTCAGACatggcagcacagagagaagacccagaggagcaggaggaccagGTGTGA
- the LOC120814930 gene encoding junctional adhesion molecule A-like isoform X3: MSPSAGGLVVFLLSVQVIQSQNGWRVNYQQTDVCTVKGSTVNIICDITYPPGIYYYDIKDRFWFTKEKDGEPVDLRTDSEYSGRVTDRCYSKTCYLIIRDVRESDSAEYKFTFMTNKPGEKYTGSPGVTLSVTDSGLQVQVRRSDSTWLELTCHSSCVLPDHPEYVWYKNEENIETGSSLLVSSGSTDRYSCYLIGSSGEDSPAVYGPQRPSVSVSPSAEMLEGDSVTLTCSADANPAASYTWYKEDGTSDPRLLSEEPQLVFSSIQSSDSGNYSCTAENQLGRKTSDFISIDVKSVGRTTRIIHITRWTLVSVMLILLLVFCLWTRKKKAVSSTTEPHESREAVEMDLHPEYEDLSDMAAQREDPEEQEDQV, from the exons atgagtccatcagccggtggattagtcgtcttccttctctctgtacaag tgatacagagtcaGAATGGATGGAGAGTGAATTACCAGCAGACTGACGTCTGTACTGTAAAAGGATCAACAGTGAATATAATCTGTGACATCACATACCCACCTGGAATATATTACTATGATATAAAGGACAGATTCTGGTTcactaaagagaaagatggtgaacctgtGGATCTGAGAACAGACTCTGAGTATTCAGGCCGTGTGACGGACAGATGTTATAGTAAGACTTGTTATCTGATCATCAGagacgtgagagagagcgactcagctgagtacaaattcacattcatgacaaacaaaccaggagagaaatatactggttcacctggagtcactttgtctgtcacag attcaggtctccaggtgcaggtgagaagatcagattctacctggttggagctgacgtgtcacagcagctgtgttctgcCTGATCATCCTGAATACGTCTGGTACAAGAATGAAGAGAACATCGAGACAGGATCTTCTCTTctagtctcctctggttctacagACAGATATTCCTGTTATTTAATTGGATCTTCTGGTGAAGattctcctgcagtgt atggtccacagcgtccctctgtgtcagtgagtccctctgctgagatgctggagggcgattcagtgactctgacctgtagcgctgatgctaacccagcagctagctacacctggtacaaAGAGGATGGAACGTCAGACCCTCGTCTTCTCAGTGAAGAACCTCAGCtggtcttcagctccatccagtcctctgactctggaaattattcctgtacagctgagaaccagctggggaggaagacgtctgacttcatctctatcgatgtgaaat ctgttggtaGAACAACAAGGATAATTCACATCACCAGGTGGACTCTGGTCTCTGTGATGCTGATTCTTCTGcttgtcttctgtctgtggaCGAG gaagaagaaagctgTGAGCTCCACCACTGAACCACATGAGTCCAGAGAGGCTGTGGAG ATGGACCTTCATCCTGAGTATGAGGACCTCTCAGACatggcagcacagagagaagacccagaggagcaggaggaccagGTGTGA